From Alloacidobacterium dinghuense:
GCCGTCCATCGCGGACATGTAATGCAAAAAATGCAAGCAGGGTCCCCGGCCGAACTGGGAAGGATGGCGGAAAAGCTGAATCTCGCCTCAGCCAAATCGCTCTGACTGCTGGCCCCTCCCTTTTGGAACTATGCTCACATTAGCACGCTTCGCCTGGTGCCTCTTCGCATGAGACATAAAAGTTCTTTAAGTCAACTAAAGATAACGATAATTTACGAACCTGCGCGAACACAGTACGCTACAGTGTGCTGATTGGAAAATGAGGACTGCGTGATCGCCATCGTTGATGATGAGGAATTGGTTCGGACGTCGTTGCAACGGCTGTTGAAAATGGCTGGATACACGATTGCAGCGTTCACGTCAGCCGAGGAATTTCTTAAATCTGACGTTCTGCAAGATGTTCGTTGTCTCATTGCCGATATTCGAATGCCGGGCATGTCCGGCGTCGATCTGCAGTCTCAGTTGAATGCTGAAGATTACCAAATTCCGATCATATTTATAACCGCGCATGATGACGAGAAAATGCGCCTTCGGGCTATGAGAGACGGCGCGGTCGCGTTCTTGGCAAAGCCCTTTGACAACTCGGTCCTCTTGGATCGGGTTCGGGCTTGTTTGAACGTGACGCAAGATGAAGAATAAAACCGTCGGAGGACTTGTGGCGGCCTTCCCCAATAGCGGTCCGCGAACCCGCAAGAGCAGGGATTCTCAGTTTGAGCGAATTGTCGGTAATAGCGCCGGCTTAGAAACTGTGCTCAAACAAGTTGAACGTGTTGGTCCAACACACTCTACAGTTCTGATACAGGGAGAGACTGGCACCGGCAAAGAGCTAATCGCGCAGGCCGTCCATAATATCAGTCCCCGCTGCAATCGACGCTTTGTAAAGATTAACTGTGCGGCGATTCCCATTGATCTTCTCGAGAGTGAGTTGTTTGGACATGAGAGGGGCGCGTTCACCGGCGCCGTCGCGCAAAGGGCTGGGCGATTCGAAGTGGCCCATCAGGGCACGCTTTTCCTGGACGAAGTAGGTGACATTCCGCTGGCCTTGCAGCCGAAGCTGCTGCGTGTGTTGCAGGAGCAAGAGTTTGAGAGATTAGGAAGTGATCAAACCTACAAAGTTGATGTTCGTATTATCGCCGCAACGCACCGCAACCTGGCGGAAATGGCTGCACGGAATGAATTGCGCAGTGATCTGTACTACCGCTTGAACGTGTTTCCGATCTTAGTGCCGCCCTTGCGCGAGCGCCGAGAGGACATACGCCAGTTGGTCCTCCATTTCGTCGCGGTATTCGCACGGCGCATGGGGAAGCACATTGAACTGATCCCGGAACCAACGATGAATGCATTTATCACATACCATTGGCCCGGCAATGTACGGGAACTCCAGAACCTGATTGAACGCGCCGTCATCGAATCGGACAATGGAGTGCTTTCCAATCCCCTTTCGACATTACACGCAAATACAAAGCCCGCAATTGCTTCACGAAATACATTGCGCGATCGCGAAGCAGCCTTGATTTTAGAGACTCTGCGAGCCACTGGAGGAATCATTGGGGGGCCGCAAGGTGCAGCCGTTCTTCTTGGGCTTAAGCGCACAACACTGGTTTACAAGATGAAGAGGCTCGGGATCTTCCGACCGCAACAACGACCTATAGGTGAGTTCGACGAAGGATCCGAATTGATGATTTGAGGCTTCGGCGAGCCAGGCCGCGGGTAGAGTGACGATTTAGGGTGTTGGTAAGTCGTCTTGTGTTTACGAATGCGGTTGGATCTACTTGGCCGTGTAACCCGCTACTCGTATACACGGATGAGAGATATGGCTGAGAGTGGTTCGAGTAGAGCCGCTCACACCTTTGATTCACGCCCGTTTTCAGTTGAGCGAGGTCGCTGCCGCCGCAAGGCAGTGTTCCACTTGCGTCGTCGCTTAAATGCCATCGTCGGGCAACTTACCTGAGCGCAGAGGTTGCCGCTCAAAACATAGATCGCCAATATGGCAAGCGTTCTGCTCATGCTCTCCTCACCTACAGACAGATGATCATCCTTTGCGGTTCCTAAATTCAACGGTCCGCTACGGAATCGATGGGCTGGGGACGGGCGCAACGCCACAGATTGCGGATGCGCACGCCGGCAGAAGCGGAGTTGGGATGAGGTGCTCATTGCCCTGGGTTGTAGCCGAACCGCCTTTCATACAAGCACCCGTATAAGTATCGCTGTTGAGGTAAGGCCTTGTGAAACCGTCAGACAATGTTTGCAAGAAGGCAACGATCTGATTCTCCTCCTCATCCGTCAGGCCAAGATTGCCAGAAGTCATGTCAATATTGTTCCGCACCTCCGGCATGGGCCAGCAGTCTACCTTCTCCGTCGTTCCCTTGGGGCAATGTCCAGAGGTCTCCGGGTACGCATACTTGTCGCGCGTGTTGTAGAAATGCACGACCTGCTTCAGGCTCTTGAAGTAACCATCGTGAAAGAACGCTTTCTGGAAGTAGGGGCCGGGAGCTTCAGTGGCGGGACATTGTGGCGGTGTCAAGGCAACGTCGCGCACGCTGGACACCTGCATTTGGCCGTCAACAGTGGGCGCGTACTGCTTCCAGTTCAAGTTTGGGTTAGGGCCGGAACCGAACGCACTTCTGAGTAAGCTTCCGAGTCCGGACAACTGCTCGCTAGATGGTTCACGAACTGCTAAGTGTCCGAGATGCCGACTAGACAGCCATGTGGAGTCTCCCCACAACGGAGATCAGTAAAACACTGCGGCGGTTCCCGGTACTAAAAGCGGGGCGGGGAGAGCCCAGAACAGTAG
This genomic window contains:
- a CDS encoding response regulator transcription factor, which gives rise to MIAIVDDEELVRTSLQRLLKMAGYTIAAFTSAEEFLKSDVLQDVRCLIADIRMPGMSGVDLQSQLNAEDYQIPIIFITAHDDEKMRLRAMRDGAVAFLAKPFDNSVLLDRVRACLNVTQDEE
- a CDS encoding sigma-54 interaction domain-containing protein, with amino-acid sequence MKNKTVGGLVAAFPNSGPRTRKSRDSQFERIVGNSAGLETVLKQVERVGPTHSTVLIQGETGTGKELIAQAVHNISPRCNRRFVKINCAAIPIDLLESELFGHERGAFTGAVAQRAGRFEVAHQGTLFLDEVGDIPLALQPKLLRVLQEQEFERLGSDQTYKVDVRIIAATHRNLAEMAARNELRSDLYYRLNVFPILVPPLRERREDIRQLVLHFVAVFARRMGKHIELIPEPTMNAFITYHWPGNVRELQNLIERAVIESDNGVLSNPLSTLHANTKPAIASRNTLRDREAALILETLRATGGIIGGPQGAAVLLGLKRTTLVYKMKRLGIFRPQQRPIGEFDEGSELMI